The nucleotide sequence TGGCGCTGTTATGGAAAACTACTTCTCTTAGCAACCATTACACTCGCGCCTATGATTTTCCTTCAGTGAAACTACTTAAAACAGTTGTTCACTAAATGAGTATTTTTAACTAGATACCCCTGACGATTCTTAAGCCTGACGAGGTTACTTTCAGGACGGCTAGGTAGATAGATGCAAACCTAACTCCTCAAAGAGCGCCTATCGCTGAGAGAACCTTAACATATTGAAACACGGGGCTTCAGCAAAGACAATTAGCCATCAGGCAGATCGAACAATCCCTCATGAAGAGGCGATCTATCTCCCAAAAGCTAGATAGGCATTCGGTGATTCGCAATTCTCTATTGAATGCAGGAAAGTTTACCCTCATTCCCGAAAGCCATAGGGGTTTAATATTCCCTTCTGTCCGTTCCTCCCTCTCCGTAAATGGAGACAAGTTGGGGGTGAGGTTCCGAGTATATTGCTGCCACCCATCTAAATTTGCATATTCCAACAGTGGGACGCCAGTGGGAGATAAAGGTGGGGTATCCTTCTCCCTCATGGATTCTTTTGCTCGGAATCCTGTATAAAAGAGCGGACGGTGGCTGTGAGAAGATCGATATCTATTGGCTTACTGATGTAACCATTCGCACCAGCCGCCAAACAGCGATCGCGATCGCCCGCCATTGCCATTGCTGTTACCGCGATTACCGGCACCGGCTTCCACAAAGGATTAGCTTTTAGTTGACGGATAATTTCAAAACCATCCACCTCCGGTAGTTGGATATCCATCAAAATCAAGTGCGGCAGCGATTTCGGCGTCACCAAGGAAGATTGCAACGCCTCCATCATCGTGCGACCGTCATAAATTAACTCAACTGCATACCCTTCTAACTCCAGCACATCAGAAATCAATGCCTGATTGAAAGCTTGATCTTCCACCACCAAAATTCGCTTGGCATTGCCAGAAGATACACCACCCTTGAGAAATGATGACCGCTGCTGGTTTGGCACTGGGTTTGCTGCCTCTGCCAACTTCTGGGACATTTCCGTTACTGGTAGCCAGACACGAAACGTACTACCCTGACTTTCTACAGATTCTAGAGAGACCGTGCCGCCGTGGAGTTCTGCCAGTCGTTTCGTTAGCGCCAAACCTAAGCCAGTTCCTTCATGTTGCCGCGTTAAGGAAGCATCGACCTGCTGGAAAGGGCGAAACAGCAAATGCCATTTATCTCTAGAAATCCCGATCCCTGAGTCTTTGACTTCAATACACAAGTAAGGAGTGCTAGGATTCACCGGACTGCGATCGGGTCGAAATTCCCCGATCAACTGGGTGCCATAACCCAGCCGTCCGCTTAACTTGATTTGCCCACCCTCTGGCGTAAACTTGACAGCATTAGAGAGCAAATTAATTAATATCTGGCGGACACGACGTTCATCTAGCGACGCCTCCCCCAGCCGATAGTCTAATTCTAGAGTTAAGGCAAGTCGCTTTTTATCGGCACGGGGCTGAATCATGTGCAGGCATTGCGTGCAAAGCTCCGGGATCGAAACCGGCTGGAGTTCGAGTTCTGCCTTTCCGGCTTCTATTTTGGAGAGATCCAGAATGTCATTAATCAACTGCAACAGGTGTTGACCGCTTTCTTCCATCACCCGCACATATTTAATCTGGCGTTCGTTTAAAGAACCGGCGATTTGCCGTAGCAACAAGTCCGAAAATCCTAAAATACTGTTGAGAGGCGTTCGCAGTTCGTGGGACATAGCCGCCAGAAACTCAGACTTTAGTTGGGAAGCCCGTTCTAAATCGTGGTTGATTTCGCGCAGGTGTTCTTGCGCCTGTGCCCTTTCAATCGCAACGCCCAGCGTGCGACAGGCAACCAGGAGTATATCCTGTTGGGGAGCGTCCTGAAGTCTCTGATAAGTGCGAGATTCCAGCGTCAAGACACCAATGATCTTGCCATTGGCAGCAGGAATGGGAAAAATGCCTAGTTGACCAATTGCAGGATGGCGAAACGCCGACACTGCCTGGGGATTTTTGGAATAATCCTCTACAAATAGGGGCTTGCCGGTTTTTACGACTTCCCACAGTAACCCTTGACCGTAGGGAATCCCCCGATCGAGAAAGGCTTGCATCTCGGCAACGGCGGCTTCGCCGTGAGTCGCGATGAATTGACCGGAAATTTCATTGGTGAGAATATCGGCATAGGCATCAATCCCTTGACCCGTAATCACCTTGATATCGCCGAAGGCGGCACCCATTGTCTCTACGAGATAGGAAAGTGCAAATTGCCCAATTGTCTGCAAGTCGCTGGCAGGCTGCAACCGTTCCATCAAACCTACCAAAAAGGTTAACCGCCTCACCTCAGCGTTTAATGTTACCTGGTAGTCTTGATTGCCGGTGACATCGCGGAAGGTGAACAGGCGTCCCCCATCATTGGTCAGTGTGGTCTCTACCTCTAGACAGATGCCATTGGATTGCTGTACGGGAAGAGAAATGCACTCAGTTTCGGTTTGGCTAAGGGCTGAAGCGATTTGTTCGCTCTGCTGCGGCGACCAGTAGCCCTGTGCTACCACTTCAGCGAAGACTTCGCTACAATGCGGCTGTAGACCCAGCCATTCGGGGGGAAGTCCCCAAAGAAGGCTGAACTGGCGATTAAACAAGACCAAGTGATGGGAGCGGTTAAACAAAGCGATCGCATTGTCTACTGGATTCAAAATGAGTTCTTGTTCCTCCTTTGACTGTCGCCCAGTAGCGCTCATCTGCTCTGGTTGCATTGTTTTATTTGAGAAGTTGAGGGTTAAGAAGTTGGGAATCAGTCTAGCTCCGTCTGAATCTTGTTACTAGGTCTTCCATCGCAGAAAGTAAACCTTTGTTCATCATTCTTAATTTAACAAAATTTAACATTATCGCTCATGACTTGAACAACTAAATATTGTGATTCAAAACACAAGGCAATAAGATCAAAATCTCACTCCATAGAGGTTACGGGTCAAACCATACAGAGTGGTGCGATCACTTCTATCTCAAGGTAGACATGATGAAATAGAAGTCAGTTAATCCTTAACATGGGTGAGGCGAGCAATGAGGTTTGTAGAGCAAACTTTAAATCAGGAAAGTGAGTTTGAAGTCGATCTGTCTACGTCTGAATTTCCGACTTCAAAACTGAAAACTCAAACGATGCTAAATACTCAAAACTCCATGTCACTGGCCCAAGAACTGGCACAGAATTGGCGAGAGCAGATTGCAGCCGACTATCCCGACTCTAGCGCAGCAACACGAGAAAGTATTACTTGCTGGCTGATCGGAGAAGATTTAGAGCGATTTGAAGCACTGAACCCAAGCCAGATGAAAATTGCTCGGCAAGCAATGGAATACCGCTATCGAATTTTACGGCAGCGCTATTTAGGCGTGGGGCCAGAGCGTGCCTATCGTAATCTCACGACTCGATTGGGCAGCTTAGTGCTGCTCCGAAATAAAATCCGTACTTGGGTGGCGCTCTCGCGCGATCGCCAACGGGCAGTGGGCGACGTATTGCAAGAAGTGATTCAGGAACTATTACACAGCGATCGCTACATTCAACAGCAAATCGCTTGGATTGCCAAATGTACTCCCAGTGATACTCGCCTCCGCAATTCCCTGCTGATGACCAGTATCGAAGAGTATTGTCTCAGACCGATTCGCAACCAGCCGCTATTAGTGTATCGGTTTGTGAATTATCTACGGCGTTCTCAGCGCGGCGGCATGACTCACGTGCCTGATGGTGAATTGGTGCGACTGGTTTCTGAAGAAGTGACGCCCGATGAGACAGACAACCCAGTGAGTTTGCTAGATGCTCAAGCAGTCACTCAGTACCAAGAAAATCAAGTTTGGGAAGAACAGCAAACTTTACGTACCTCGGTCAAACAGGAATTTAAAGACTATTTAGCCGAAAACGTTAGTGAATCTGCTGCTAAGTGGCTGACACTGTATCTGCAAGGCAAGTCTCAAGAAGCGATCGCCAGCGCCTTAGGCTTGCCGATCAAAGAAATCTACCGACTGCGCGAAAAAGTTAGCTACCATGCCATTCGCGTCTTTGCCGTCAAAAGCCAGCCCGAATTAGTTGCCAGTTGGCTAGAAGCGTCATTACAGGAACACAACCTGGGTTTGACTCTGATTGAGTGGGAGCAATTCTACGCCACCCTCAACCCCGTGCAGCGCCAGTTGGTTGATAGTTTGAAAGCAGGTAAAACCCTAGAGGCGATCGCTGCTGAGTTGAACCTGAAAAATCACCAAGTCATGGGCGAATGGAGCAAACTTTATCTAGCCGCTCAAGCCTTACGGAGCGATTCCTAAGCTGTTTTCAAAAACCAGCAATATTTTCTTCCCACAGGGGTAACATAACTATAACTATATGAATAAATCAGTTTTATTCAGAACGATCTGCTAAATAATAGCGGACACTTGATCTCAGGGGCATCTAGGATATTCACTACTCAGGTTCTGTAACTCACCATGACCGCACTCGGAAGTAACCAATCTGCGGCTGGTGATTACTTGTGCTTATACCCTCGCCACCCTTTTTCTGGGTGGCTCTGATAGATGTAAGTCAAATGTTTAGATTGATTGACAAGCTCCTGCCCTTTGAAGCCTGTCTGTATTATCAAATCTTGCCCATCGCCTTAGAAGGCACCTGCCTGAAACTGGGCATGGTAAATCCAGCAGACACAGCCTCGTTAGATTATGTCCGTCGTATCCTGGCTTACCAAAACTACTCATTAGAAACCCAGCCGATAGCCGCTGATGCTCTCCAAGCAATCCTCAGCGCGTACTTGAAACACAATACAGGCACGGAAAAACAACCCGCGCATACCCAACCTCCCACGCCTGCAACTGAACACTCAGACACTCAGCCAGATCGGGAAAGCTCCAGCAAAAATTCTGATCGGATAGAACGGCAAACTGTCCCCACTTTAATTGTTGATAGCCCGGAGGCGCTGGGCGAACTGGAGGCGGAGCGCACCAACGCTCAAATGCAGCAAAAGCGAGCTTCAGAAGCACTCTTGAGACAATCACAGCCGGTAAAGCGCAACACTACAGTCCCACCCGCTGGTAATTCGTCCCATCACTGGCAAGAGCGATCGCAGCATCACATCTCTGGTTTCACCGCAAATCTGGCAGCCCTACCGCCCCAGCAGATGTTAAAAGAATTGCTCAAGCGGGTGCTGAACGGAACTATCGACCGGCTGGATTGCGAACGACATCTGTATGAAGGAAACATTCTCTGTAGCCGAAACAATGTCTTACAGTTTGTGATTCCAGGATTGGCACTACCCGTACTTCAAGGAGTCATCGACGAGCTAAAGCGAATCGGACATTTGCAATTAATACCAGTCGAACAAACCAAAGTGGTCGAGATTGAGCGATGCTATCAGCACAATCATCTGTTACTGCGCTTGCAAATCATGCCCGGTGAATATGGAGATGAGGCAATTATGCAAGTGTTTCGCGGAGAAACTTTGAAAGCTTATCAGCAGCAGCACCTAGAAAATCTCTGGGGGGAAGCTTTAAATATTGCTCATAAACTCCAGCGGAAGATGAATCAGATATGCCATGCTAGCGCCTCAGACTCCGTTCTCCGCACTTCATCCTATCCTACTTCAAACCCTGCTCAGTTAGAAGCCCTACCAGCCCTCCACCACTTGATTGAGAACGTTGAGCAACAACTAGAAGGACTTAAACGAATGCAGAGCGATCGCCCGAACCCTGATGCCAACTCAAAGAACAACATGGCTCATCTGTAATTTGATACTCTCCGCATCAGTGCGCGGAGATTCTTCTTTCATGGAGCGCTCTAACCATAAAGTAGTTGTCTCCCCTATGTCAGTAGAGCATTTCTCCAAAACCGTTTCAGTCCATAACAGACGCCAGTTTTCCAGTGAAGAGTGGATACTGCCCTTCAAGCTCAAAAGCTTGGTTTTCTGGTACGTGTTGCTGAGACTTTTCACCCTGAGAGGATTCCTTCCGATAACCTAGTAAGCCTAATAATCATCCGGGCGCTGCCTTTCGGCTACTGAGTTTTTAAAGTGGTTGAATCCTCTAGCACTGTGTAAAATAATACAATTACCGTAGCTTCAGTTAAATAAAAAATCGCCTTAGAAGGACGAGGCTTGCTTTACCCCCTGTCTCGGTAAGGTGCAGCCATTGCCGAAGCCTACATGAACGAATTCGTACCCATCGCGGTAGGGTAGGATAAATCATGAAGGATGAATCGACAAATTCTCGCCTTAGATAACAGTATTTTCCAGGCTTGCTTGTTCAAACTTGAAACTTCATAATTCATACTTTATACTTCACACTTCCTTTCATGCAGACCAAAGCTTTTTCTGAGCTGTTCCCTCTCTTTAATACTGCCGCTCCAGAGACATTAGAATGGCTTTTGTCTGTCGCAGTCGAACACGAGTATCCATCAGACAGAGCCGTTTTGATGGAAGACGCTTGGGGCAACGCAGTTTATTTTGTCGTGTCGGGTTGGGTCAAAGTCCGACGCCTCTCTGGGGAGGATGTTATCACCCTGGCAATCTTGGGTAAAGGTGATTTTTTTGGAGAAATGGCAATTCTCGATGAATCTCCCCGCTCAACCGATGTGATTGCTCTCTCGCCTGTAGAATTGCTCAGCGTCTCTGCCCAGCGCTTCATTCAAACCCTCTTCAAAGATCCGCAGTTGCACCACCGGATGCTGCAATTGATGGTGAAGCGTCTGCGCCAAACGAACCTCCGCTTTCAAATGCGTCATCAACCTCCAGCGGTAAAATTAGCCAACACGCTGATTGCTTTGGGAGAAAACTATGGTGAAGCCACTGAAAGAGGAACGGAAATCTATAATATTCCCTCTAAAGATTTGGCTAACGTCACAGATATTGGCGTCGAGGACACTAGCAAAATTATGGAAAAACTAGAAAGTAAAGGCTGGGTTAAAATCGATCCGGCGCAGGAGACGCTTCATCTTCTCAACATCAAGCAGCTAACGCATCTTGCCGGACGAGTTTAGGAAAGCAAATATACTAAACCGGACTATTGAAACCCGCTTTCATCGGGGAAAGTCAGTGTAGAGGAGAATTCTATTCGTTCTTTTGACAAGGATTGGGATACTCCCAAGAGAAAATCTAATTGATTGGAAAACCGAATTTCTGACTACCGACTAACGACTGAGCAAAAATTGCTAGTTAAATTAGTTGGTATAGATGATTGATAAAAGCTAAAAATGACAGAAGCAACAGCTGTTCGCCGCGATCGCTTATCCAACACTGCCCCAAAAATTCATTACCAGGTGGCGATACGGGAGCCACAATCGCATCTTTTTGACGTAACTTTGACCGTACAAAACTGGCAGTCACCGATTCTCGATTTAAAATTGCCGGTGTGGACTCCTGGTTCCTACCTGGTGCGCGAGTATTCTAAACATTTGCAAGACTTTTCGGCTGATTCCAGCGAACAACAACCTTTGGCGTGGCGGAAGCTTAGTAAAAATCACTGGCAAATAGATACAAACGGTGTGTCGGAAGTAACGGTGCGTTACCGGATGTTTGCCAATGAACTAACGGTGCGAACTAATCATTTAGATGTTACTCATGGGTATTTTAACAGTGCTGCTCTGTTATTTTATATACCCGAGTTTGAAAAACAACCCATTCTAGTGACAATTGTGCCGCCCAAACCCGAATGGCGCGTCACGACCCCATTACCAGCGGCGGATGGACAAGCGAACACCTTCCAAGCGCCCGATTTTGACACGCTGGTGGATAGTCCCTTCGAGATTGGTTCTCATCAGTTGCATCATTTTGAAGTTTTGGGAAAACCTCATGAGTTAGCCATCTGGGGACAGGGGAACGCCAAGCCAGAGCAAATTATTGAAGACACGCAGAAAATCATTGAGGTGGAATCCCAGATGTTTGGGGGTTTACCTTATGACCGATATGTGTTTTTGCTGCATCTAGCTTCCACGGGTGCTGGAGGTTTGGAACACAAGAATGCTTGCACGTTGAATTACCATCGCTTTGGGTTCCGCGATCGCGATAAGTACAATCGCTTTATGCAGCTGGTCGCTCACGAATTCTTCCACCTGTGGAATGTGAAGCGCATCCGTCCCAAAGGATTAGAGGTGTTTGATTATACCGGAGAAAACTATACACCTTCGCTGTGGTTTAGTGAGGGGACAACCAGTTATTACGACTTGGTGATTCCGTTGCGGGCGGGAATCTATGATGCAAAGTCTTTCTTGAAGGAGTTAGGCAAAGAAATATCGCGGTTACAAACGACACCAGGGCGACTGGTGCAGCCTGCGAGTGAATCGAGTTTTGATGCCTGGATTAAGCTGTATCGACCGGATGCCAATAGTGGAAATTCCCAGATTTCCTACTATCTGAAAGGAGCGATGGTATCCTTGTTGCTAGATTTGCTAATTCGAGGGCGTCATAGCAATCAGCGATCGCTTGATGATGTGATGCGGCAAATGTGGCAGCAGTTTGGACAGCCGGAAACCGGCTTCACTCCAGAACAATTGCAACAAGTTATAGAATCAGTCGCTGACATGGATTTGAGCGACTTCTTTAAGCGATACATTGAGGGAACTGAAGAGTTACCCTTTGACGAATACCTGAATCCCTTCGGTTTGCGGTTAGTGGTAGAGGAAGAGGAACCCATTCCTTATCTGGGCGTGACAGCAAAGACGGAGAATGGGCGCGAAGCGATCAAATTTGTCCAAGCGGGTTCTCCAGCGCAGTTAGCCGGTATTGATGCGGGAGATGAATTGCTAGCAATTGACGGTTTCCGAGTAACGTCACTTTCTTTGAGCGATCGCCTGAAAGATTACCAATCGGGGAATACGATTCAGGTGACGGTTTTCCATCAAGATGAACTCCGGATGCCACTCGTGACTTTAGCAGATCCGCGCCCCAGCGCTTACAAAATTGTGCCCGTAGAGTCTCCTGACGATGTTCAAAAACAAAACTTTGCTAAGTGGCTAGGATCGGGATTCTAAGAGGGCGATTGCGTTTTCACCTTGAGTTTCGGCTGCATTATTTGAAGGATTGGACAGTCCCTCTTCCTGCTGGAATTCATTACTCTTTCAGCAACGCCATGATTTTTTCATCCCCTGGGACAACTAGCGATTAATTGGTTGGTAACAAGATTTCCGATAGCCTTATGGTAGTAAGAAGCGATGCTTATTACCAACTTTTCCAAATGCAGATGATTCAAGGTACAACCAAACTTTTAGGGGTGATTGGTCATCCCATCGGGCATTCCCTATCGCCGGTGATGCACAATGCGGCGATCGCTCATTTAGGATTAGATTACGTTTATGTACCTTTGTCGGTCGCGCCGGAAGATTTAGAGAAAGCGATCCCGGGTTTGGCCGCAATGGATAATTTTGTAGGCTTTAGCGTTACTATTCCCCACAAACAGGCAATTATCCCCCTGCTATCAGAAGTATCAGATATTGCCCAAGCGATAGGAGCCGTCAACACCGTTACCAAGACGGATAGGGGATGGGTGGGCACGAATACGGATGTGACGGGCTTCCTCGCCCCCCTGGAAGCTAACAATAGCGATTGGAGCCAAAGTGTCGCGGTCATTTTAGGCAATGGCGGTGCGGCGCGGGCGGTAGTTGCCGGTTGCAAAAAACTGGGTTGTGCCCAAATCCATGTTGTTGGGCGAAACTGGGAGAATTTAACCGCCTTTCAAAATAGCTGGCGCAATTCATCCTTACCAGTAGAAATTAGCACCCATTCTTGGGGAGAACTACCGAGTCTGATTTCTCAAGCATCTTTGTTAGTCAATACAACACCCGTTGGGATGTACCCGAAGGTTGACGAATCTCCTTTAAATGCCGAAGCGATCGCCAATTTGCCAGAAGGCGCGATCGCTTACGATCTGATTTACAAACCCCACCCTACCCGGTTCCTGCAACAAGCCCAAAAACAAGGCGCGGTGATGGTTAATGGACTGGAAATGCTCGTTCAGCAAGGAGCCGCCGCCTTGAAAATCTGGTTAAACGCCGAGCCGCCAGTGGACGTGATGCGCCAATCTCTACAAAAACAATTAAAAATCAAAAATTAAACCCAGCATGCAAGTTTTGGGATTTCTCCCTTAATGGGTTGGGGAGTGGAGGATATTGACAAAATTTGCTTGACATTTCGATTTCCTAACTTCCTGGAAAAAGGGGGCTAAGAAAAAGTTGCACATTAGCGTAACCTGAAAAGAGATGCAACTCTGAGCAAATTTACGGATATTCAAGTCAAGCGATTGTATCGGCAGGCTTTTTTCTGCGAATTTTTACTTATATATTACAATTTATTAAAATGTTTTTTCTAGGTACAACGGTAATCTCTTGCGAGTTTTACTGAAGAAAACCGATCGCTCTTTTACATCAATCCTGTAATATTTGCGGTAGCTTAGATATCATTTCACTCAATCTTTACAGGTTGACCTGTAAATCTACTTGTTAATTTAAAGATTACGTAAAGATACTGCCGTACTGATGTGGTACTTAGTACTTAGTGCGTACTATGGAACAGCTCTAAAACCGTAAAATTGCTTACTTTACAAAAACCGCTAATTTTTACGGATCTCAAGATGAGAGGGTTCAGGCTTCCGAGAAGTTTGGACTGGCTGATCCGAGAACATCGCTCAGGTTTTAACTGGAGCTTCCAGTATTTGATTTATTAACTTTGGAGAGAATTAAAAATATATGGTGGAAAGCCGCAAAGATATTAAAAACAATCCTACGGTTCCTGGGTTGCCACCCCTGTTGCGGGTTCCATCAGAATCATTGCAAATCTCTGAATTGGGTTTTTCTAAGGCTTTAGCAGGCTCTAAGACTTCTCAGGCGCTAGGGGACGAACGCGGGTACGCGCAGACGCGCCTGCTCCGCTTTTCTTTAGTGGTGCCGACCTATAACGAAGGTGACAACATCCGGGAGATTGTTCGGTTACTGACTGAGCTGTTGGATGGAGCTATCCCGAATAACTATGAGCTGATTGTGGTCGATGATAATAGCCCGGATGGAACCTGGGAAATCGCTCAGGTTCTGATGTTGGAGTATCCGCATCTGCGAGTAATGCGGCGGGTTGAAGAACGGGGACTTTCGACAGCAGTAATTCGTGGCTGGCAGGCAGCGCGGGGAGAGATATTAGGTGTCATTGATGCCGATCTCCAGCATCCACCAGAGTTGTTATTGCAGCTGTTGGCGAAAATGGATCGAGGCGCAGATTTGGCGGCGGCTAGTCGTCATGTGGAAGGTGGCGGCGTCAGCGACTGGAGTATTGTCCGTAGAGTGTTATCCCGTGGTGCCCAGATGTTGGGGTTAATACTGTTGCCTGGGGTCGTGGGTCGTGTGTCCGATCCGATGAGTGGTTACTTTTTGGTACGCCGCGAGTGCTTGGTGGGAAAAACACTGAGTCCGGTGGGTTACAAGATTTTGATTGAAGTGCTGGGTCGGGGCGATATCCGTTGGATTGCTGAAGCAGGCTACGTGTTTCAAGAACGCCAAGCGGGGGAAAGTAAGGTTTCTGCAAAACAATATGTAGATTATCTGCGGCATTTACTGAGGTTGCGTCTTTCCCGCTGGCCGATTGGTCGGTTTTTCCGATTTGGTGCAGTCGGTTTCAGCGGCGTATTTGTAGATATGGCAATGTTTTATTTGCTGCGTACCCAAGTGGGATTGGGACTGACGACCAGTGCAGCGTTGGCTTCGGAAGTGGCAATTATCAATAATTTCTTGTGGAATGACAGCTGGACTTTTGCTGACATTTCCAGTCGCCAACAGGGATGGAGCAAGCGCTTCAAGCGGCTGTTGAAATTTAATCTAGTTTGTCTGAGTGGGCTGGTATTAAACCTTTTGATCCTGAATTTGCTGTTCAATGTGCTGGGCGTTAATCAATATGTTGCCAAGCTGATTGCGATCGCTGCGGTGACTCTGTGGAATTTCTGGATCAATCTAAAGCTCAGCTGGCGGGTGACGGAAACCAAGTAGTCTGAGTCTTTAGTCATTAGTCCTGAGTTATTGTCGTGAGTCCATTCATGGCTCTTGACCAATAACTCTTCACCGATAACTATTGACTAATGATTAATAACTGGTTGCTACTTTTAGTGTGGATAGGAGTTGGGACTGGCTTGCGCTTGCTAAATTTGGCTGGCAAGTCGCCTTGGACAGATGAATTTTCGACGCTGGTTTTCAGCTTGGGCAATAGTTTTCGCGGCGTTCCCCTAGACCAAGCGATCGCACTCGATACTCTTCTGCAACCTTTGCAACCAAACCCAGCAGCAGGAATCCAAGATGTCATTCATCACTTAGTCACTGAAAGTAACCATCCCCCACTCTACTTTGTGCTAACTCACCTGTGGTTGAAACTATTTCCGCCAGATGGGGGGTTGGTTTCGCTGTGGGGGGCGCGATCGCTTGCTGCCCTTTTCGGCGTCGTCTCTATCCCTGCAATGTATGCATTTGGCTGGTTTGCGTTTCGTTCTCGGTTGGTAGGACACATGGCAGCAGCGATGATGGCAGTTTCGCCCTACGCCATCTTTCTAGCGCAAGAAGCTCGTCATTACACTTTGGCAATCCTATGGGTCATTGCTTCTCTAACCTGTCTGCTAGTTGCTGCACGACACCTTCAGCGTCAGGCACCTCTGCCCATTTGGCTCGTACTCCTCTGGGTAAGTATTAATACTTTAGGAATTTCCAGTCATTATTTTTTCGTCCTCACTTTGGGTGCCCAAGGGCTGGCGTTGATTGTCCTTCTGTGGCAACAAAGGCGGACTCAGAATAATTTTAAATTTCCCACTATCAAGTCCTTGCTCTCATTGCTGCCGGTTGCGGCTGGGACGCTGGCGGGGGGATTAGTGTGGGTGCCAGTATTTTTACAAAACAGTTATGGGGGAAAGCTAACCGAATGGATTCAAGGTGATCGCGTCGGTTTGGCATGGCTTAGCCCTATATTTCAAGCGATCGCGGCTTGGATTACGATGATCGCCCTATTACCAGTAGAATCACCCGATTTAATCGTGGTGATTCTGTGTGGCCCTGTAATGCTGATTTTCTTTCTTTGGTCGCTACCCATCCTCTATCGAGGCCTGAAATTTCAGCGCCAAGAGGCGGGTTTGACAACCCAACTGTTTGAGGGTTTCGTCTGGAGTGCGATCGCACTGTTTTTTGTCTTTACCTACTTCCTCGGAATTGATTTAACTCGTGGGGCAAGGTATAACTTTGTCTATTTTCCAGCAGTCATCGTTATCTTAGGAGCTAGCCTTGCTGTCTGTTGGAATGCTGTAAGGGCTGAAGAAACTACCTTAAAAGAGTCAGTCCTAGCCAGCAATAATCCCGGCTCAAAAGCCAAAATTCAAGATGCAAAACTTTTTCTCCAAACATCTGGCAAAAAAGTCGTTGTGATTATTTTTCTAATGGGACTTTTGAGCGGACTAACCGTAGCCTGCAATTTGGGCTATCAGAAATACTATCGCCCCGATCTGTTAGTGTCACCAATTCTATATCCGCTAGATTACTTGTCTACATCTGAGCTGGTGCCAGTTCTAATTGCCACAACTCACAAAACCCATGTGCAAACTGGGGAAATGATGGGAATCGCGTGGGAACTCAAACAGGAGGAGGAACAAACAAGGCGAACCCAATTTCTCCTAGCTCATCAAGACCAAAATCCTCAAACTTCAACGGTGGCACTGCAAAAAACCTTGGCGACTTTACCGCGACCTCTAGATGTTTTGCTATTGAATTTCCACGCCCCAATAGAGCCAATAG is from Coleofasciculus sp. FACHB-1120 and encodes:
- a CDS encoding glycosyltransferase — its product is MVESRKDIKNNPTVPGLPPLLRVPSESLQISELGFSKALAGSKTSQALGDERGYAQTRLLRFSLVVPTYNEGDNIREIVRLLTELLDGAIPNNYELIVVDDNSPDGTWEIAQVLMLEYPHLRVMRRVEERGLSTAVIRGWQAARGEILGVIDADLQHPPELLLQLLAKMDRGADLAAASRHVEGGGVSDWSIVRRVLSRGAQMLGLILLPGVVGRVSDPMSGYFLVRRECLVGKTLSPVGYKILIEVLGRGDIRWIAEAGYVFQERQAGESKVSAKQYVDYLRHLLRLRLSRWPIGRFFRFGAVGFSGVFVDMAMFYLLRTQVGLGLTTSAALASEVAIINNFLWNDSWTFADISSRQQGWSKRFKRLLKFNLVCLSGLVLNLLILNLLFNVLGVNQYVAKLIAIAAVTLWNFWINLKLSWRVTETK
- a CDS encoding shikimate dehydrogenase encodes the protein MIQGTTKLLGVIGHPIGHSLSPVMHNAAIAHLGLDYVYVPLSVAPEDLEKAIPGLAAMDNFVGFSVTIPHKQAIIPLLSEVSDIAQAIGAVNTVTKTDRGWVGTNTDVTGFLAPLEANNSDWSQSVAVILGNGGAARAVVAGCKKLGCAQIHVVGRNWENLTAFQNSWRNSSLPVEISTHSWGELPSLISQASLLVNTTPVGMYPKVDESPLNAEAIANLPEGAIAYDLIYKPHPTRFLQQAQKQGAVMVNGLEMLVQQGAAALKIWLNAEPPVDVMRQSLQKQLKIKN
- a CDS encoding phospholipid carrier-dependent glycosyltransferase, whose translation is MINNWLLLLVWIGVGTGLRLLNLAGKSPWTDEFSTLVFSLGNSFRGVPLDQAIALDTLLQPLQPNPAAGIQDVIHHLVTESNHPPLYFVLTHLWLKLFPPDGGLVSLWGARSLAALFGVVSIPAMYAFGWFAFRSRLVGHMAAAMMAVSPYAIFLAQEARHYTLAILWVIASLTCLLVAARHLQRQAPLPIWLVLLWVSINTLGISSHYFFVLTLGAQGLALIVLLWQQRRTQNNFKFPTIKSLLSLLPVAAGTLAGGLVWVPVFLQNSYGGKLTEWIQGDRVGLAWLSPIFQAIAAWITMIALLPVESPDLIVVILCGPVMLIFFLWSLPILYRGLKFQRQEAGLTTQLFEGFVWSAIALFFVFTYFLGIDLTRGARYNFVYFPAVIVILGASLAVCWNAVRAEETTLKESVLASNNPGSKAKIQDAKLFLQTSGKKVVVIIFLMGLLSGLTVACNLGYQKYYRPDLLVSPILYPLDYLSTSELVPVLIATTHKTHVQTGEMMGIAWELKQEEEQTRRTQFLLAHQDQNPQTSTVALQKTLATLPRPLDVLLLNFHAPIEPIELNKCVADADFPSVDGYEAKLYHCPYR